In Pungitius pungitius chromosome 2, fPunPun2.1, whole genome shotgun sequence, a single window of DNA contains:
- the mgarpa gene encoding apoptosis-inducing factor 1, mitochondrial isoform X5 produces the protein MFSCRAAWQKCGPLARKAAYRLPRDVVQRRPMSSTPGGSGENIVYALMCGGAFVGAVAYAYSTLSTDGARFNDRISEINARPKTEWVPKPWPPKSKDEGEV, from the exons ATGTTTTCCTGCAGAGCGGCCTGGCAGAAGTGCGGGCCTTTGGCGCGGAAAGCAGCTTATAGGCTGCCCCGGGACG TTGTACAGCGGCGACCGATGTCATCAACTCCCGGTGGTTCTGGGGAGAATATCGTCTATGCCCTAATGTGTGGAGGAGCCTTTGTTGGCGCTGTGGCATAC GCATACAGCACCCTGAGCACAGACGGAGCCAGGTTCAACGATCGCATCTCTGAAATCAATGCCAGACCCAAGACAGAGTGGGTTCCTAAACCATGGCCCCCCAAGA
- the LOC119210903 gene encoding N-alpha-acetyltransferase 15, NatA auxiliary subunit-like produces MPTIPLPPKENALFKRILRCYEHKQYRNGLKFCKQILGNPKFSEHGETLAMKGLTLNCLGKKEEAYELVRRGLRNDLKSHVCWHVYGLLQRSDKKYDEAIKCYRNALKWDKDNLQILRDLSLLQIQMRDLEGYRETRYQLLQLRPAQRASWIGYAVAYHLLEDFEMAAKIVEEFRKTQQTSPDKVDYEYSELLLYQNQVLREAGLYKEALEHLNNYEKQICDKLAVEETRGELLLELERPDEASEVYRRLQERNPENWAYYQGLEKALKPGSVEDRQKIYEDSWVKFPKGLVLRRLPLNFLTGEKFCQCLDSYLRMNFSKGCPPVFTTLKSLYSDKDKVAIIEELVVGYETCLKTFQMFSKNDDGKEEPPTTLLWVQYFLAQHFDFIEQPSLALEYIDTAIDSTPTLIELFLIKAKIYKHTGNIKEAVRWMDEAQALDTADRFINSKCAKYMLKAGLVKEAEEMCSKFTREGTSAVENLNEMQCMWFQTECALAYKAMNKFGEALKKCHEIERHFVEITDDQFDFHTYCMRKMTLRSYVDLLKLEDVLRQHPFYYKTAQTAIQIYLELHDRPLTADNKESQADAENLTDKELKKMRNKQRRAQKKAQLEEEKKKNAEKEKQLRNQKRKKEDDDEEIGGPKEELIPDRLAKAENPLEEAVKFLIPLKNLVRNKIETHLLAFEIYFRKEKYLLMLQSIKRAVTIEPSNPWLHQCLVRFFKRVHESADLPESVRKVLKQEISRLFGESNPQSFNKNYLSQHSSSIPHRLAAAKMMVYLEPLSDKMACEIATALDESLSGRSLQICTEVLEALHDGKLGEGQEKAAEAYRIACHKMYPYSLAFMPPGYQDNNTTISANGDLSAGEHDDVANEM; encoded by the exons ATGCCCACAATCCCTCTACCGCCGAAGGAAAATGCTCTCTTCAAGAGAATATTG AGATGCTACGAGCACAAGCAGTACAGGAACGGCCTGAAGTTCTGCAAGCAGATCCTGGGTAACCCCAAGTTTTCTGAGCATGGAG AGACCCTGGCCATGAAGGGTTTAACCCTCAACTGCCTGGGCAAGAAGGAGGAGGCCTATGAGCTGGTTAGACGGGGCCTTCGCAACGATCTCAAGAGCCACGTCT GCTGGCATGTGTACGGCCTGCTGCAACGCTCCGACAAAAAGTACGACGAGGCAATCAAATGTTACCGCAACGCACTGAAGTGGGACAAGGACAACCTGCAGATCCTGAGAGacctctctctgctgcagatcCAGATGAGAGACCTGGAGGGATACAGG gaGACCCGgtaccagctgctgcagctccgtcCGGCCCAACGGGCCTCGTGGATCGGATACGCTGTAGCATATCACCTGCTGGAGGACTTTGAGATGGCCGCCAAGATTGTGGAGGAATTCCGCAAAACGCAACAG ACGTCTCCAGACAAGGTGGACTACGAGTACAGTGAACTGCTGCTGTATCAGAACCAAGTTCTGAGGGAGGCCGGCCTGTACAAGGAGGCCCTTGAGCACCTCAACAACTACGAGAAACAGATCTGCGACAAACTGGCCGTGGAGGAAACGAGAG gagagttgctgctggagctggagaggcCCGATGAGGCCTCAGAGGTCTACAGGAGACTCCAGGAAAGGAATCCTGAGAACTGGGCCTACTACCAGGGCCTGGAAAAGGCCTTAAAACCAG GTAGTGTTGAGGACCGTCAGAAGATCTATGAGGACTCCTGGGTGAAGTTTCCTAAAGGCCTGGTTCTCCGAAGACTTCCGCTTAACTTCCTCACAG GGGAGAAGTTTTGTCAATGTCTGGACAGCTACCTTAGGATGAACTTCAGTAAAGGCTGCCCACCCGTCTTCACTACCCTCAAATCCCTCTACAGCGACAAAGATAAG GTTGCAATCATTGAAGAATTGGTAGTTGGCTATGAGACCTGTTTAAAAACCTTCCAAATGTTCAGTAAAAATG ATGATGGGAAGGAGGAGCCTCCTACCACCCTGTTGTGGGTGCAGTACTTCCTAGCTCAGCACTTTGACTTCATTGAGCAGCCCAGCCTCGCTCTGGAGTACATCGACACGGCCATTGACAGCACGCCCACGCTCATCGAGCTCTTCCTCATCAAGGCCAAGATCTACAAG CACACAGGCAACATCAAGGAGGCAGTTCGGTGGATGGATGAAGCTCAGGCTCTGGACACCGCCGACCGCTTCATTAACTCCAAGTGCGCCAAGTATATGCTGAAGGCGGGCCTAGTCAAGGAAGCCGAGGAGATGTGCTCCAAGTTCACACGG gaGGGGACTTCTGCAGTAGAGAACCTGAATGAGATGCAGTGCATGTGGTTCCAGACAGAGTGCGCCTTGGCCTACAAGGCCATGAACAAATTTGGAGAGGCTCTGAAGAAGTGCCACGAGATCGAGAGG CATTTTGTGGAGATCACAGATGACCAGTTTGACTTCCACACCTACTGCATGAGGAAGATGACGTTGCGCTCCTACGTGGATCTGCTGAAGCTAGAGGACGTGCTGAGGCAGCATCCCTTCTACTATAAAACCGCTCAGACCGCCATCCAGATCTACCTGGAGCTGCACGACAGGCCTCTGACTGCCGACAACAAGGAGAGCCAAGCGGATGCAG AGAATCTGACCGACAAGGAGCTAAAGAAGATGCGTAACAAACAGCGAAGAGCTCAAAAGAAGGCCCAgttagaggaggagaagaaaaagaacgcagagaaggagaaacagctgaggaaccagaagaggaagaaagaggacgATGATGAGGAGATAGGAGGCCCCAAAGAGGAGCTCATACCAGACAGACTGGCTAAG GCAGAGAATCCTCTGGAGGAAGCAGTGAAGTTCCTGATTCCTCTGAAGAACCTTGTGCGTAACAAGATCGAGACGCACCTCCTGGCCTTTGAGATCTACTTCAGGAAAG AGAAGTACCTGTTGATGCTTCAGTCGATAAAGCGGGCGGTAACAATAGAGCCCTCCAACCCATGGCTGCACCAGTGTCTGGTGCGCTTCTTCAAAAGAG tgcatgAGAGTGCAGACCTGCCAGAGTCAGTGAGGAAGGTGTTGAAGCAGGAGATCTCCAGACTGTTTGGGGAGAGCAACCCTCAGAGCTTCAACAAGAACTACCTGAGTCAACACTCAAGCTCCATCCCACACCGACTAGCTG CTGCTAAGATGATGGTCTACCTGGAACCTCTCTCTGATAAGATGGCCTGTGAGATAGCCACGGCCCTGGATGAGTCCCTGTCCGGAAGAAGCCTCCAG ATCTGCACTGAGGTGCTGGAGGCCCTGCATGATGGAAAGCTGGGTGAGGGCCAGGAGAAGGCTGCTGAAGCTTACCGGATTGCCTGCCATAAGATGTACCCCTACAGCCTTGCTTTCATGCCTCCCGGGTACCAGGACAACAATACCACGATCAGTGCCAACGGCGACCTGTCTGCAGGAGAGCACGACGACGTGGCAAACGAGATGTGA